Proteins from a genomic interval of Xiphophorus maculatus strain JP 163 A chromosome 7, X_maculatus-5.0-male, whole genome shotgun sequence:
- the cflar gene encoding CASP8 and FADD-like apoptosis regulator — protein sequence MSPFEEYDLRINAIAEDLTIGERKQAIYLCESLITDSSVACVRETLRVKVNFHADPPLFIMSILRQLGRYDILKRVYKVGRNEIEKKIQTYRQVLPRFRVLMVTISDNLQMEDVEQIKFLLGRTLSHEKTENIKTFLEVMIELEKLDSVSPERVELVEDCLRNIGRLDLAKIVAAYKMSGATSEHSWPPQHSGQAASQPDQYNLRANQRGVCVIIDCVGNDGGMLENTFKALHFNVLYHSMLGANEIFETLKEVSKHRQSHNEDAFVCCIISRSLDDNILGTDSYGRGLPVKNIRDLFLGATCPKMVGKPKLFFIQSYVVPESDHLEQDDCDSLPMRENLPTDADILWSHCRTDESQLLQEQHHSVYLKALTDGLSKAKRETDLLDVQMKVNGAIYDHNQKHPEANYHCDVKHTLRKSLYLE from the exons ATGTCTCCGTTTGAAGAATATGACCTTAGGATCAACGCTATCGCGGAGGATCTGACCATTGGGGAACGTAAACAGGCAATTTACCTTTGTGAGAGCTTGATTACGGACAGCAGCGTGGCTTGCGTCAGGGAGACTTTAAGAGTCAAAGTAAACTTTCACGCAGACCCTCCCCTGTTTATAATGTCCATCCTCAGGCAGCTAGGACGGTACGACATTCTAAAACGAGTCTATAAAGTGGGCAGAAACGAGATAGAAAAGAAGATTCAGACATATAGACAAGTTCTCCCAAGATTCAG AGTGCTGATGGTTACTATAAGCGACAATCTCCAAATGGAGGATGTGgagcaaataaaatttttattaggCAGGACTTTATCccatgaaaaaacagaaaatatcaag ACCTTCTTGGAAGTGATGATTGAACTGGAGAAGCTGGATTCAGTGTCACCCGAAAGAGTGGAGCTTGTTGAGGACTGTTTACGAAATATTGGTCGGCTTGATCTGGCCAAAATAGTGGCTGCTTACAAGATGTCAG GTGCAACATCTGAACACTCATGGCCTCCACAACACAGTGGTCAAGCTGCT agtCAACCAGACCAGTACAACTTAAGGGCGAATCAAAGAGGAGTCTGTGTTATTATTGACTGTGTAGGTAATGATGGAG GAATGTTAGAAAACACGTTTAAGGCTCTCCACTTCAACGTTCTCTACCACAGCATGCTGGGTGCTAATGAGATTTTCGAAACTCTTAAAGAAGTCTCTAAACACAGACAGAGTCACAACGAGGATGCTTTTGTCTGCTGCATCATTAGCCGCAGCTTAGATGACAATATTCTGGGTACGGACTCGTATGGTAGAGGTCTTCCTGTCAAAAACATCAGAGATCTCTTTTTGGGTGCCACTTGTCCTAAGATGGTCGGCAagccaaaactttttttcatccaGAGCTACGTGGTTCCTGAGTCTGATCATTTGGAGCAAGACGACTGCGACAGCTTACCCATGAGAGAAAACCTCCCCACAGATGCAGACATACTCTGGAGTCACTGCCGGACAGATGAAAGCCAGCTGCTACAAGAGCAGCATCACTCTGTTTACCTAAAAGCACTGACTGATGGCTTAAGCAAAGCCAAGAG GGAAACGGATCTGCTTGATGTTCAAATGAAGGTGAATGGAGCCATTTATGACCATAACCAAAAACATCCTGAAGCAAATTACCATTGTGATGTAAAACACACTTTGAGAAAAAGTCTTTATCTAGAATAG